The Helicobacter fennelliae nucleotide sequence TATTTGGCACTTGGTTTGGCTTTGGCGTATTCTTCTAAAGACGCGCGCCTTACTTCTTTGATTTCTTTAAGTAGCGCTACATCAATGCCTTCTTTGTCATAAATCATTCCTTTTGAATCGCTCGCAGTTACCGGAATAGCCCCGATTTGATGAAGTTTTTCAATCGTATAAATTGCTACATTGCCCGCACCTGAAACAAGGCAGATTTTACCCTCCAAGCTTTCATTGCGATCTTTAAGCATTTCTTGCGCGAAATACACACAACCATATCCCGTGGCTTCAGGTCGCACCAAACTTCCACCCCAATTTAGCCCCTTGCCTGTAAGCACACCATCAAATCGATTGGTTAGTTTTTTGTATTGCCCAAACAAATACCCAATCTCTCTACCACCCACGCCAATATCTCCAGCGGGCACATCTGTATGCGCGCCTATATGCCTATATAGCTCATTCATAAATGACTGACAAAAGCGCATAACTTCCATTTCGCTTTTGCCTTTTGGATCAAAATCGCTTCCGCCTTTGCCACCGCCCATAGAAAGAGTTGTAAGAGAGTTTTTAAGCACTTGCTCAAATCCCAAAAACTTAATCACGCCCACATTGACATTCGGGTGGAATCTAAGCCCGCCTTTATAAGGACCAATGGCAGAATTAAACTCGATTCTATAACCATAATTTACCTGAATCTTACCCTTATCATCTACCCAAGTCACGCGAAAGATAATCTGTCGCTCTGGCACGACCATTCGCTCCAAAATCGCAGAATCTTGGTATTTTTTCTCTCTGCTTAAAAGTGGCTCAAGCGAAGTTAAAACCTCTTCTACTGCTTGATGAAACTCGTTTTGTGATGGATTTTTATCTTTGAGAATCTGGATAATTTGACTTGCATATGACATGATAGACTCCTTGACCTTTGATTTATGCTGTATTATATCTAGCACACATAAAAAAATCTTGAAATGCTTTATAAATATTTGTCTTTATCTTTTGACAAACTTCATAAACTCACCATTTTTTCAAAGATTATTACATTTTTCTTCAAGCTCAAAATACCGCTCATATTTAGATTCTAGCATCTCTTTTGCCTGCTCTAATTGTGTCGCAATAGTTGCTATGCCTTTTTGTAAATACACCGCACTATCGCTAAGCTCAGATTCTAGTGATTTGATTTGAGATTCTAGAATCTGAATTTCTTTGGGAAGTTGTTGCAATTCTAGATTCTCCTTGTAGCTAAGTTTTTTGGGCTTTTTGGATTCTGTGGTTGTGTTATGTTGATTTGTCGTAGAATCTTTTTGGTTTTTTGTTTTATCTTCCATTTTAGATTCTATTTTGGATTCTTGCTCAAGGCTTTCTTGAAGGCTTTTGTATTCTCTTAGCTCTTTTTGCATATCCAAATATTCACTATATAGCATATAACTTTCTGTGATGTGGGTTTGTACGTGGTTTGTGATAGGTTCAAAAATCAGCAATTTTTTGGCAAGTTTATCGACAAAATACCGATCATGACTTACAAAAATAAGCGCGCCATCAAAGCTTGCAAGATATTCTTCCAAAATATTAATTGTTGCGATGTCTAAGTCATTTGTAGGCTCATCAAGTATCAAGCAGTCATAATGCTTTGTAAAAAGCAGTGCAAGCGCGACTCGGTTTTTTTCTCCGCCACTAAGAGCTGCTATTTTTTTGTCAAGCATTTCTTTTGGAAACAAAAAATTTTTCAGATACCCAAACACATGTATATTTTTACCGCGCACTTCGATGTGATCTCCGCCATTTGGGCAAAATGTCTCAATTAAGCTTTTTGAATCATCAAGCATTTCTCTATGCTGATCAAAATACCCAATGTGTAGCTCACCTCTTTTGATTGTGCCACTATCTGGTGTGATTTTGCCAAGCAGAATCTTTAAAAGTGTAGATTTTCCACTGCCATTTTTACCGACAATCGCGATTCTATCATGCTGCAAAATCCGCAAAGAAAAATTTTGGATTAACGCCTTATCATAGAATCTAAGATTAATATTTTCACATTCAAAGATCATTTTTTGGGCGTTTTTACCCTCTTGACGATAAAAGTGTTTAGATTCTCGCTCAAGCTCTAAGCGCATTTTATTAATGAGTGCTGGATTGTGTTTTGCACTTTTTCTAAGCTCCATAAGTCGCTCTTTGCGCCCTTCATTTCTTTTTCGGCGCGCTTGCACGCCTTTTGCTAGCCATTCTTCTTCAGCCTTTAAAAGCTTAAGTAAATGCGTATGCTCTTTTGTGAGATTAGCTAGAATCTGGGCTTTTTGCTCGAGGTATTGCGTGTATCCACCGCTAAAATTCAAAATCTTTGCATTATCCACCTCGACAATGCGCTGCGCGATTCTATCGACAAAATACCGATCGTGGCTTATAAATACAACGCTTGCTTTGAGCGAGAGGATTTTTTCTTCCAAAAACTCCACTGCTTGCACATCGAGGTGATTTGTAGGCTCATCTAAAATATACACATCAGCCCTTTGAAGCAGAATCTGCGCGAGTGCGAGTCGTTTTTGCTCGCCACCTGAAAGCGTGCAGGCGATTCTGTTTTCAAACTCTTTGAGCGAGAAATGCTCCAACACATCTTCGACTTTTTGCTCAAGATTCCAGCCATCGGTGTTATCAAGGATATTGCTTAGCTTTCCAAGCTCATCTAAAAGCGCGCGATAAGTTGGCTCATAATTATTATGATTATTTTGAGAATCTAAATGTTTTGATTCTTTTGCAAGAGTTATATTAATGTGCTGGATTCTGTGATGGATTTGCAATAGTTCTTCTAAACTCTCCAAACACACTTCGCGCACACTTTTTCCGGGCGTGAAATTTGAATTTTGCGCTAGAGAGAGAATCTGCAAGCCTGTTTTAAACGCTCGCTCTCCACTATCAGCTTGAATCTCACCATTGAGAATCTTTAAAAGTGTAGATTTTCCACTGCCATTTTTACCGACAATCGCAACTCTTTCATTTTCATTGAACGTGAAGCTCACTTCATCTAAGATTTTTTTGTAATCAAATTGCTTTGAGATTTGTATCAAACTGATTAATGCCATTTTATGTAATCCATATCTTTATTCATGCCATTTCAAAAAACAAAATAAAATTTGTATAATTATACAAAAATTTACTATCCAAACCACAAGGCAATCTTATGAAATTTGGCAAAATCCAATACCTCAATCTCGTGCCATTTGATATGTTTATCAAATCCTATCCTCTCCCTACACAATTCAAACAAGCTCTATTTTTCCGTCGCTCATACCCCTCCAAACTCAATCAATCATTTTTGTTTCGGCGCATTGATGCTGGATTTATCTCATCAATCGCTGGCTACAAATCCGCCCTACTCCACAAAGCCACAATGAGCGGAATCATCTCTAAAGGTGCGGTATGGAGTGTGATCGTGCTTCCAAATGATGACAAAATAGACTACCAATCCCAAACATCAAATGCTTTGTGTAAGATTCTAGGACTCAAAGGCGAAGTGCTTATAGGCGATAGAGCACTCAAAGCCCAATATAATGGCGCAAAATATATCGATATGGGCGAGGAATGGTTCAAAAAACATCGCCTTCCTTTTGTTTTTGGACGATTATGCTTTAATAAATATGCAAATTTTTATACTCACATATCCGCTCGCTTCAATGCCAAAAAAACAAAAATTCCATTTTATATCCTCTCATCGCACGCCAAAACCACAGGCATTGATATGGCATATATCAAAGAATACCTCACACATATTTATTACAAAATCTCACACAAAGAGCACTCTGGGCTCAAGCGATTTTATCGGGCTTTGCGCTTAGAGCAAATTCCATTTCCACACAGAATCTACCCGCAAGACATCACAAAAAACATCACAAAAAAGCGTGATAAATCAAAGAAATAAAAACACAAATAAGGACAAAAAGTGAAACGATACGAGCTTGATACTTATCTCACCAAACACAAGCCAAAAGGGGCTTTGCTGTATGGAGAGAGTTCTTTTTTGATTGAGTTGTATTCCAAAAAAATTGCCCGCGCAATTAGCGATGATACCTCAAATCATCACACTTTTTATTATTCAGAATATGCCCTTCCAGCAGTGCTAGAGATTTTGTCCCAAAATAGCCTTTTTGGCGATAGTTCAGTGGTAATTCTTAAACTTGGCAAAAAACTTGGCAAAAAAGACATTACTGCAATCTCACAAATCCTCGCTCAAAACCCGACAAACGGCATTATTATTGAATTTTATCAAGCCGAAAACAAAAGCCCGATAGAGTATTCAAGAGATTTTAAAGACTTTGCGACAAACTTCAAAGCCGCAGGTTCGGCTGATTTTGTCGAAGTGCGGTTTTTTGAGCCAAATACCAATGAAGCACTTGATTTTATGCGGCAAACCGCCCAAAAACTCCAAATCAAAATCAGCAATCAAAATCTCTTACTTCTGCTTTCTATGCAAAACAACGATATAGCCCTAGCACAAAGCGAGCTTCAAAAATTTGCTATTTTAGATTCTGAAGTGCAGCTAACTGATATTGAGCGGTTGTGTTATGGGCTTTGCAGTGTTGATGTTGATGAATTGCTTGATTGTCTTTTTGCCAAAAAAGAGGTGTTTTTGGTGTTTGAAAAAATGCTCGAAGAAGGCGTGCAAGATCTTGATATTGTCAAAGAAATGGAGGAATATTTTTATCGCTTGTTTTTATTTTTTGCGCATGCGCGATTTGAGGGCAAAATTGAGGCGCCTAAGATTCTAGGATTTGCGCCACCTACGCATATTGTCAATGCATATACCACGCGCGCTCAAAGCATCAAAAATCAAAATGTATTTTTGCATATTTTCAAAATTTTTGGAGAATGGCGAAATAAAATTAAGTATGACAAAACTATTTCTTTGCAAAGTTTAATCAAAATTCAAGCTTTGATTCGCTAGTATTCTTTGCTTTTAAGCCTTGCTCTTTGCTCTATTAAGCCAAAGGGCTATAACCAAAAGGAGTTTTTATGAAACATTACGAAACGATGTTTATCATCAAACCTACACTTGTAGAAGAAGAAATCAAGCAAAAAATCGAAAGCTACAAAGAGATCATCACCAAAAATGGCGGTCAAATCGAAACTTGTCTTGATATGGGTATGAGAAATCTCGCATATGAAATCAAGAAAAACAAACGCGGGTATTATTTTGTGATCTATTTTAGATCTGAGCCTAGCTTTATTGCGGAGCTTGAGCGATTGTATAGGATCAATGAAGATATTTTGCGCTTCATCGTGATCAAATATGAAAGCAAAAAAGAGCAAAAAGCGTGGCAAACTCTTGTAGATAAGGCAAACAAAAAGCCTGAACCAAAAGCCAAAAAAGAAGTTGAAGCAAAAGAGATTCAAGAAAACTCTAAAGATTCTCGAATAGAGGAATCATAAATAATCGAGGATAGCTATGTTTAACAAAATCATTATCATCGGAAACCTCACACGTGATGTTGAGCTAAGGTATTTTCCATCTGGTGGTGCAATCGCTACGATTGGGCTTGCAAGCAATAGACGTTACACAAAGCAAGACGGCTCAAAAGGCGATGAGACTTGCTTTGTCGATGTGAAGCTTTTTGGGCGCACTGCCGAAGTAGCCAACCAATACCTCCACAAAGGAAGTAAAATCCTCATAGAAGGCAGACTTGGCTTTGAGAGCTGGAATGACCAAAGCGGACAAAAACGTTCAAAACATGTCATTATCGCAGAAAGTATGCAAATGCTTGACTCCAAATCGCAATCAAGCGAATCAAGCCAAAACTATGCGAGCCAAAACTCAAACCAAACATATGGCAACTATGATAATAGCGGTTACAATCAAGCTCCAAGCAATGACTATCCACAGAATCCAAACTACACTACACACAAACAGCCAAGTGGGAATGCACACTCACAAGAAAACATTCCTAGTTATGATGTCGATGACGAAATACCATTTTAAATAAGGAGAATCCAATGGAAAGAAAAAAATACTCAAAACGATACTGCAAATACACAGAAGCAAAGATTGACTTTATTGATTATAAAGACATCGAAATGCTTAAACACTCTCTATCTGAACGATACAAAATTATGCCAAGACGACTCACTGGCAACACAAAAAAATGGCAAGAGCGCGTAGAAGTTGCGATTAAGAGAGCAAGACACATGGCACTTATCCCCTATGTGATCGATCATAAAAAAGTCGTAGAAAATCCATTCAAAATCTAAATTTATGATTTGACTGCAAAAACAGCTAGGCGCAATTCTACACTCTAAATCTCCAATTAATCTAAGCTAGAATCTAGCTTAGATTCCACCCACAATAACACTATTTACATACATTCATCATTCAATACAGAATCTAAATCTATTATGCCTACATTATGCGCCTATATTATACTAACCTCGCCTATTCTTAAGTGTGAGCCAAACAAGTCTCATAAACAAGTCTCATTGCGATGTATTTTTGGCTTATTTTTTGTCATTCTAAGCATCAGCGAAGAATCCATAAAAAACAAAAAAATAAAATCTGCTTAAAAAGAAAAAGTAGAATCTAGATATTGCAGAATCTAACAAACAACTTGTCATTGCGAGACTTTGTAAAAAGTCGTGGCAATCCAGAATCTAGTTTTTTCGTTATTGCGAGCAGTTGCAAAACTGCGTGGCAAAAAAAAGAATTGTCATTGTGGCTTATTGTTTCGCAATTCTAGATTGCTTCACTTCATTCGCAATGGCGCATAATTTTGTCATTGCAAAGCTCTTTAGAGCTGTGGCAATCCATAGAATCTATGGTATTTCTTTTCTTGATTTTTTTAATTTTTATTTATGGATTCTTCGGCTTTTACAAAGCCTAAGACATGACAAGGTGATTTGGAATAATAAAATAAGGATACTTTGTGGATTCTGTGGATTGCTTCGCAGTTTTGCAACTGCTCGCAATGACAAAATAATTTAGAATAATGAAATAAAAATTGCAATGACAATATAAGCTTCATTCGCGCGGTGTTCTATGATTGGTATTTATTGGTATTTATTAGTATTCTATGGCTTGTAGAATCTAGATTCTAGCTTGCCACGCACCCTCATGTTTCATTACAATGCCACACAACTTTAGTATGCCAAAAATCTAAAGCATACTAGATTCTACAAAACACTTGCTTGCAATGATTTATCAGAGGCATCAAATACAACTTTATTGCCACTTTTAAGCTTGTCTTCTAAAATCAATTCCGCGAGCCTATCTTCCACCTCTTCGTATAATGCCCTTTTTAGTGGTCTTGCGCCAAATACAGGGTCAAACCCAACTTGTGCGACAAACTGCTTTGCCTTTGGTGTAAGCTCAATCTCAATACCCCTCTCTTCGAGCTTTTTCCTAATGCCATCAAGCAAAATATCAACAATTTTAGAAATCTCATCAATCCCCAATGGATTGAAAATCACAATATCATCAAGCCGATTCAAAAACTCAGGCTTAAAAAACGATTTAAGTGCATCTCTGACGGCTTGTTCGCGCTCATTTTTATCGGCAATCTCTATGATTTTATCACTTCCTATATTACTTGTCAAAATGATAATTGTATTTTTAAAATCAACGGTTACACCTTTATTGTCCGTCAATCGCCCATCATCAAGCACTTGAAGCAAGAGATTAAAAACATCAGGGTGCGCTTTTTCGATCTCATCAAAAAGCACCACGCTATATGGCTTTCTCCTCACTGCTTCTGTAAGCTGCCCACCTTCCTCATAGCCGACATATCCCGGAGCTGCCCCGATAAGCCTACTTACTTCGTGCTTTTGCATATATTCGCTCATATCAAAGCGGATTAAATTTTTATCAGAATCAAACAAAAACTTCGCTAATGCCTTTGCAGATTGGGTTTTCCCAACTCCTGTAGGTCCCAAAAACAAAAAACTTCCAATGGGTCGTTGGGTATCGCTTAAGCCTGCTTTATTGCGCTTGATTGCCCTTGAAATTGCTTTTATCGCCTCATCTTGCCCGACAACACTTTGGCGAAGTTCATTTTCTATCCCCAAAATCTTGTCTTTTTCACCTTGTAGCATTTTTTTGATCGGAATCTGCGTCCAGCGGCTTACGATTCCAGCGATACTCTCTTCTGTTACAGCATTTTTAAGCAATGTGCCATTTTCTTGCATTTTTTCCCATTTTTCATTGAGATCTTGCTCTTTTTTGATCGCTTGAGGCAAAAGCCCATAATCAATCTCAGCGGCTTTTTGGAGCTTGCCATCTCTTTTTGCAAGCTCTGATTGATTTTTGAGAGAATCTATCTCATTTTTGCTTTGAGCGATTTCTTGAAATACACTTTTTTCGTTTTCAAACTGCGCCTCAAGCCGTATTTTTTCTTCATTTGCACAGCTAAGCTCTTTTTTGATTTCTTCTAAGCGCACTTTATTGGAATCTTTTTTCTCCATTTTCAAGGCTTCTTTTTCGACTTCAAGCGTTTGGATTTGTCGCTTTATCGTGCTTAATTCATTTGGTTCAGATTCTATCTGCATTTTAAGCTCCGCTGCCGCTTCATCGATCAAATCAATCGCTTTATCAGGCAAAAATCTATCTGTAATATAACGCGATGAAAGCTTTGTAGCCGCCACAAGTGCAGAATCTATGATATTGACTTTGTGATGTGCTTCAAGTCGTTCCTTGATCCCACGCAAAATCTGCAACGCCTCATTGATTGTCGGCTCATTAATCGCAATAGGCTGAAATCTCCGCGTAAGCGCGGCGTCTTTTTCAAAATATTTGCGGTATTCTTTCAATGTTGTCGCGCCGATTGTATGCAACTCTCCGCGCGCTAAAGCAGGCTTTAGGATATTTGCAGCGTCCATGCTTCCCTCGCTAGCTCCAGCCCCTACAATCGTATGAATCTCATCGATAAACAAAATAATATTTCCAGCCTGCTTGACTTCATCAACAACAGCCTTAAGTCGCTCCTCAAACTCCCCACGATATTTTGCACCAGCCACAAGAGCACTCATATCAAGCGCGATAACTCGTTTATTTTGCAAACTCAAAGGCACATCTTTTTTGATGATTCTTTGAGCTAGCCCTTCTACCACCGCAGTTTTGCCCACACCCGGCTCGCCGAGTAAGATAGGATTGTTTTTTGTTTTGCGGATAAGGATTTGCATCATACGCAAAATCTCCTCATCTCTGCCGATGACAGGATCAAGGGCATTTTGGCTTGCTTTTTGCGTGAGATCAATCCCAAATTTTTCTAATGATTCGAGATTTGAATCATCATTTTGATTTTGGATTTTGGCTCCGCCTCGTATCGCTTCAAGCGTCTTTTTTAGCTCATTCAAATCGACATATTTTCCTAGAATCTGCTTAAACGCCTCTTCTTTGATATTTGCGATAATAAAGCTATCAAGCGCGATATATGAGTCGCCATTTTGGACGCTATAACCTTGCGCGCGCTCGATTGCTTGGGCGAATTCTCTTGAGAGTGTGAGATTTTCTTTGCTTAGGCTTGAGGATTTAGGAGCGCGCTCGACGATGCTTTTTGCCTCAAGCACGATCGCGTCATTTGCGACATTCATTTTATTGAGTGCTTGATTGAGGATACTTTGCGAATTTGTCAGCATTGCCCATATCATATGGGATAGAGTGATTTCTTGATTCTGCGAATGAAGTGTCAAAGACGCGGCAGAATCTAAAGTTTCTTTTAATTGGTTTGTCATTTTTTCAAAATTCATCAGAGGACTCCTTTTTGGATTAAGTTTATATGGTTGGCATTATAATACTTTAGTCTAAATGTATAAACTTTTTTTATTTACTCCTATCAAAATTTTTTAAAAGTTTTCTTTTTGCCTTGTTTTTTTTGATTTTCTTTGGAGAATTTCTTTGGATTTTATCTAGGATTTGAACAATTTTAGGTAGAATCCTTGTTTCACATCAAAGCAAACAAACAAAACAATTCAAATCATTAAGGAATTTTATGAGTAGAAATTTTGTATTTGGGATATGTGTTGGAATAGTGTGGGTATTCCTCACAATGGGCAATCTTGAGGCACTCTCACAGCAAAATGCAAGTCTCCAAGTAGATTCTAAAAAGCAAAGAGCGCAAGCTTATGAACGTCTCACAAAAACGGTTGCAACGATAGAGGCGTATTATGTAGAAGATATGAATATCAATGAAATCATCGACAAAGCCATTGATGGGCTGCTTGCAAATCTTGATGCGCATTCTGCTTATCTCAATGACAAAAAATACAAAGAGCTCAAAACACAAACCGATGGCGAATTTGGCGGACTTGGAATCACCGTTGGTATGAAAGATGGCGCGCTTACTGTTATCGCTCCGCTTGAAGATACCCCAGCACAAAAAGCGGGCTTAAAAAGCGGAGATGTGATCCTCAAAATCAACGAACAAAGCACGATTGGAATGAGTATTGATGATGCGGTAAATCTCATGCGTGGCAAGCCAAAAACCACCATAAACCTTATGGTCGTGCGCAAGGGTGAGGGCAAACCTTTGGAGTTTAAAATCACAAGAGACATCATCAAAGTCAGATCTGTTTATGCCAAAACAATCGAGAATCTACCATATCTGTATCTTAGGATCAATTCTTTTGACAAAAATGTAACAGATTCTGTAAAGCAAATCTTAAAAGATAACCCCAAAATCGAAGGGCTTGTGCTAGATCTAAGAAATAATCCGGGCGGATTGCTCGAACAAGCAGTCGATCTCTCTAAGCTTTTTATCTCAAATGGCGTGATCGTCTCTCAAAAAGGCAAGGTTCAAGAAGAAAATATCGTCTATGATGCATCAGGCAAAGCTCCATATCCTGATCTGCCTATCGTTGTGCTTGTCAATGCCGGTACAGCAAGCGCGAGTGAAATCGTCTCTGGTGCCTTGCAAGATCACAAAAGAGGGCTTATCGTGGGTGAGGATACTTTTGGAAAAGGAAGCGTGCAGGTTGTCATACCTATCAACAATTCTGATGCAATCAAGCTCACAACAGCAAAATACTATCTTCCAAGTGGGCGCACAATCCAAGCTGTGGGGATCAAGCCTGATATTCTCGTCTATCCGGGCGCAGTGCCACAAAATAATGGCGGATTTGAGCTTAAAGAAGCGGATTTGAGAAATCATCTCCAAAATGAACTTCAAAAAATCGACAAAGATAGCACAACCAAAAAAGACGAAAAATCCGATGAAAAAGAGACGCAAAAAACAACTCAAAACATCACTATGGCTGATATAGCTAATGATATTCAGCTCAAATCTGGTATCGATGTCCTCAAAGCGTGGGCGATTCTCAAAGCTCCACACTCTACAATCAAAAAGGAAGCAAAATGAATAGCCCGACACACACAACAAATGCGATAGAAAAAGGCGCAATGCTCTATGAAGGAAAGGGTAAAAAACTCTTTGCCACAAACAAAGAAAATCAGCTTATCGCAGAATTTAAAGACGATCTCACCGCATTTAACGCGCTCAAAAAAAGTCAAGAATCTGGCAAAGGTGCGCTAAATTGCGCGATCAGTTCGGCAATTTTTGATCTCTTGCAAAAAGCTGGAATCAAAACCCATTTTATTAAGCAGTTAGATTCTACGCATATCCTCTGCAAAAAAGTAAAGATTATACCGATTGAAGTGGTTGTCAGAAATGTCGCCACAGGATCGCTAAGCAAACGACT carries:
- the gdhA gene encoding NADP-specific glutamate dehydrogenase — protein: MSYASQIIQILKDKNPSQNEFHQAVEEVLTSLEPLLSREKKYQDSAILERMVVPERQIIFRVTWVDDKGKIQVNYGYRIEFNSAIGPYKGGLRFHPNVNVGVIKFLGFEQVLKNSLTTLSMGGGKGGSDFDPKGKSEMEVMRFCQSFMNELYRHIGAHTDVPAGDIGVGGREIGYLFGQYKKLTNRFDGVLTGKGLNWGGSLVRPEATGYGCVYFAQEMLKDRNESLEGKICLVSGAGNVAIYTIEKLHQIGAIPVTASDSKGMIYDKEGIDVALLKEIKEVRRASLEEYAKAKPSAKYTKASDYESGCNGVWSIPCFAAFPSATQNELSAKDAKILLQNGCKCVSEGANMPSTNEAIELFLNAKICYGPGKAANAGGVAVSGLEMAQNASMHPWSFEEVDQKLLGIMKNIYQNASSTAKDFGDPTNLVMGANIAGFRKVADSMIDQGVV
- the abc-f gene encoding ribosomal protection-like ABC-F family protein, yielding MALISLIQISKQFDYKKILDEVSFTFNENERVAIVGKNGSGKSTLLKILNGEIQADSGERAFKTGLQILSLAQNSNFTPGKSVREVCLESLEELLQIHHRIQHINITLAKESKHLDSQNNHNNYEPTYRALLDELGKLSNILDNTDGWNLEQKVEDVLEHFSLKEFENRIACTLSGGEQKRLALAQILLQRADVYILDEPTNHLDVQAVEFLEEKILSLKASVVFISHDRYFVDRIAQRIVEVDNAKILNFSGGYTQYLEQKAQILANLTKEHTHLLKLLKAEEEWLAKGVQARRKRNEGRKERLMELRKSAKHNPALINKMRLELERESKHFYRQEGKNAQKMIFECENINLRFYDKALIQNFSLRILQHDRIAIVGKNGSGKSTLLKILLGKITPDSGTIKRGELHIGYFDQHREMLDDSKSLIETFCPNGGDHIEVRGKNIHVFGYLKNFLFPKEMLDKKIAALSGGEKNRVALALLFTKHYDCLILDEPTNDLDIATINILEEYLASFDGALIFVSHDRYFVDKLAKKLLIFEPITNHVQTHITESYMLYSEYLDMQKELREYKSLQESLEQESKIESKMEDKTKNQKDSTTNQHNTTTESKKPKKLSYKENLELQQLPKEIQILESQIKSLESELSDSAVYLQKGIATIATQLEQAKEMLESKYERYFELEEKCNNL
- a CDS encoding MqnA/MqnD/SBP family protein, with amino-acid sequence MKFGKIQYLNLVPFDMFIKSYPLPTQFKQALFFRRSYPSKLNQSFLFRRIDAGFISSIAGYKSALLHKATMSGIISKGAVWSVIVLPNDDKIDYQSQTSNALCKILGLKGEVLIGDRALKAQYNGAKYIDMGEEWFKKHRLPFVFGRLCFNKYANFYTHISARFNAKKTKIPFYILSSHAKTTGIDMAYIKEYLTHIYYKISHKEHSGLKRFYRALRLEQIPFPHRIYPQDITKNITKKRDKSKK
- the holA gene encoding DNA polymerase III subunit delta, whose translation is MKRYELDTYLTKHKPKGALLYGESSFLIELYSKKIARAISDDTSNHHTFYYSEYALPAVLEILSQNSLFGDSSVVILKLGKKLGKKDITAISQILAQNPTNGIIIEFYQAENKSPIEYSRDFKDFATNFKAAGSADFVEVRFFEPNTNEALDFMRQTAQKLQIKISNQNLLLLLSMQNNDIALAQSELQKFAILDSEVQLTDIERLCYGLCSVDVDELLDCLFAKKEVFLVFEKMLEEGVQDLDIVKEMEEYFYRLFLFFAHARFEGKIEAPKILGFAPPTHIVNAYTTRAQSIKNQNVFLHIFKIFGEWRNKIKYDKTISLQSLIKIQALIR
- the rpsF gene encoding 30S ribosomal protein S6; this encodes MKHYETMFIIKPTLVEEEIKQKIESYKEIITKNGGQIETCLDMGMRNLAYEIKKNKRGYYFVIYFRSEPSFIAELERLYRINEDILRFIVIKYESKKEQKAWQTLVDKANKKPEPKAKKEVEAKEIQENSKDSRIEES
- a CDS encoding single-stranded DNA-binding protein, with product MFNKIIIIGNLTRDVELRYFPSGGAIATIGLASNRRYTKQDGSKGDETCFVDVKLFGRTAEVANQYLHKGSKILIEGRLGFESWNDQSGQKRSKHVIIAESMQMLDSKSQSSESSQNYASQNSNQTYGNYDNSGYNQAPSNDYPQNPNYTTHKQPSGNAHSQENIPSYDVDDEIPF
- the rpsR gene encoding 30S ribosomal protein S18 encodes the protein MERKKYSKRYCKYTEAKIDFIDYKDIEMLKHSLSERYKIMPRRLTGNTKKWQERVEVAIKRARHMALIPYVIDHKKVVENPFKI
- a CDS encoding ATP-dependent Clp protease ATP-binding subunit — encoded protein: MNFEKMTNQLKETLDSAASLTLHSQNQEITLSHMIWAMLTNSQSILNQALNKMNVANDAIVLEAKSIVERAPKSSSLSKENLTLSREFAQAIERAQGYSVQNGDSYIALDSFIIANIKEEAFKQILGKYVDLNELKKTLEAIRGGAKIQNQNDDSNLESLEKFGIDLTQKASQNALDPVIGRDEEILRMMQILIRKTKNNPILLGEPGVGKTAVVEGLAQRIIKKDVPLSLQNKRVIALDMSALVAGAKYRGEFEERLKAVVDEVKQAGNIILFIDEIHTIVGAGASEGSMDAANILKPALARGELHTIGATTLKEYRKYFEKDAALTRRFQPIAINEPTINEALQILRGIKERLEAHHKVNIIDSALVAATKLSSRYITDRFLPDKAIDLIDEAAAELKMQIESEPNELSTIKRQIQTLEVEKEALKMEKKDSNKVRLEEIKKELSCANEEKIRLEAQFENEKSVFQEIAQSKNEIDSLKNQSELAKRDGKLQKAAEIDYGLLPQAIKKEQDLNEKWEKMQENGTLLKNAVTEESIAGIVSRWTQIPIKKMLQGEKDKILGIENELRQSVVGQDEAIKAISRAIKRNKAGLSDTQRPIGSFLFLGPTGVGKTQSAKALAKFLFDSDKNLIRFDMSEYMQKHEVSRLIGAAPGYVGYEEGGQLTEAVRRKPYSVVLFDEIEKAHPDVFNLLLQVLDDGRLTDNKGVTVDFKNTIIILTSNIGSDKIIEIADKNEREQAVRDALKSFFKPEFLNRLDDIVIFNPLGIDEISKIVDILLDGIRKKLEERGIEIELTPKAKQFVAQVGFDPVFGARPLKRALYEEVEDRLAELILEDKLKSGNKVVFDASDKSLQASVL
- a CDS encoding S41 family peptidase — encoded protein: MSRNFVFGICVGIVWVFLTMGNLEALSQQNASLQVDSKKQRAQAYERLTKTVATIEAYYVEDMNINEIIDKAIDGLLANLDAHSAYLNDKKYKELKTQTDGEFGGLGITVGMKDGALTVIAPLEDTPAQKAGLKSGDVILKINEQSTIGMSIDDAVNLMRGKPKTTINLMVVRKGEGKPLEFKITRDIIKVRSVYAKTIENLPYLYLRINSFDKNVTDSVKQILKDNPKIEGLVLDLRNNPGGLLEQAVDLSKLFISNGVIVSQKGKVQEENIVYDASGKAPYPDLPIVVLVNAGTASASEIVSGALQDHKRGLIVGEDTFGKGSVQVVIPINNSDAIKLTTAKYYLPSGRTIQAVGIKPDILVYPGAVPQNNGGFELKEADLRNHLQNELQKIDKDSTTKKDEKSDEKETQKTTQNITMADIANDIQLKSGIDVLKAWAILKAPHSTIKKEAK